The Mycolicibacterium smegmatis genome has a window encoding:
- a CDS encoding HNH endonuclease: MAKKDVTREDVLKAIAEFDKLGRDAFLAKYGMGKATGYLLHCGGKEYDSKAILAAAHGHHPGLPPLTSDEFYGGESDAVKYLRRLGFVVPPSREPTWTRDELILACDLVLENGWKGMGANDARVQALSDLLQQLPIHPMEMRGPKFRNPNGVGRKTWDIATHHPEYTGTPTNAGATDLEVLNDFLQRESEMRQAAQLIRDGMSTGDLVDATEVVNDVDELDEDEAPEGRLLERRHFARERDRGLRAKKIKKHLQKHKSLACSTCGFDFKAAYGSHGDGYIECHHVVPLHASGEVKTRLDDLILICANCHRMIHRRSPWLTPEQLRALVEEART, from the coding sequence ATGGCCAAGAAGGATGTCACGCGCGAGGACGTACTGAAGGCGATCGCGGAGTTCGACAAGCTTGGTCGGGACGCGTTTCTAGCTAAGTACGGTATGGGGAAGGCGACTGGATACCTGCTGCACTGCGGCGGCAAGGAGTACGACTCAAAGGCCATCCTCGCGGCCGCCCACGGGCACCACCCTGGTCTCCCGCCTCTCACGTCGGACGAGTTCTACGGCGGCGAGAGCGATGCGGTCAAGTACTTGCGCCGACTGGGGTTCGTCGTGCCGCCTAGCCGTGAACCCACTTGGACGCGAGACGAATTGATCTTGGCCTGTGACCTCGTTCTCGAGAACGGGTGGAAGGGAATGGGCGCGAACGATGCGCGGGTCCAGGCGCTATCGGACCTGCTTCAACAGTTGCCAATTCACCCGATGGAGATGCGCGGACCGAAGTTCAGGAATCCGAATGGTGTCGGGCGCAAAACTTGGGACATCGCCACGCATCACCCCGAGTACACGGGCACGCCGACGAACGCCGGTGCGACTGACCTAGAAGTGCTCAACGACTTCCTTCAACGCGAGAGCGAGATGCGTCAGGCCGCGCAGTTGATCCGCGACGGCATGAGCACGGGTGATCTGGTCGACGCAACTGAAGTGGTGAACGACGTCGATGAGTTAGACGAAGATGAAGCGCCAGAGGGTCGACTTCTTGAACGGCGGCACTTCGCCCGAGAGCGTGATCGTGGACTGCGTGCCAAGAAGATCAAGAAGCACCTACAAAAGCACAAGTCCCTCGCGTGTTCGACGTGTGGATTCGACTTCAAAGCTGCGTACGGATCACACGGCGACGGATACATCGAGTGCCACCACGTAGTGCCGCTGCACGCGTCGGGGGAGGTGAAGACGCGCCTAGACGACCTAATCCTCATCTGCGCGAACTGCCACCGCATGATTCACCGACGCTCCCCGTGGCTCACGCCCGAACAACTTCGTGCGCTGGTGGAGGAGGCTCGAACATAA
- a CDS encoding TIGR02391 family protein, whose product MEAEKNPDYLRQLAEFVRDFRDAFESLLELHTPTWEGTGRGLFPAVSPREGIDEDELQARRTRVAEAAGRARRAPGLTGVQYHVQGVQGAVDPIAAWATVLQPKPVLEPSNIIDAANQMIGQLDELIVRAEAEAPPKVGVAGMHPAVWGQASRLWRDGHYRQAVSAAADGVIALVKARTGRNDIPDTSQWQQAFSNNPPKPGEPRLRWPGNPADQSVKSMNDGLRQFAPGAQMTIRNPAAHGTAEMSEQEAAERLAVLSLLARWVDQCDLIEAPDPSAGSGLP is encoded by the coding sequence ATGGAAGCAGAAAAGAACCCCGACTACCTGCGGCAATTGGCCGAGTTCGTTCGGGACTTCCGCGACGCGTTCGAGTCGCTGCTGGAATTGCACACGCCGACGTGGGAGGGCACGGGCCGTGGACTGTTCCCTGCTGTGTCGCCCCGCGAGGGCATTGACGAGGACGAGTTGCAGGCGCGACGGACACGCGTTGCCGAGGCCGCCGGACGGGCTCGCCGTGCACCCGGTCTCACCGGCGTGCAATATCACGTCCAAGGGGTCCAGGGCGCGGTCGATCCGATCGCGGCGTGGGCGACAGTGCTACAGCCGAAGCCGGTGCTTGAGCCCTCGAACATCATCGACGCGGCCAACCAAATGATCGGCCAACTCGACGAATTGATCGTGCGGGCCGAAGCCGAGGCACCACCGAAGGTCGGTGTAGCGGGGATGCATCCGGCGGTGTGGGGACAGGCTTCGCGGCTCTGGCGCGACGGCCATTACCGCCAGGCAGTGTCGGCGGCGGCCGATGGCGTGATCGCACTGGTGAAGGCCCGGACCGGCCGCAACGACATCCCCGACACGTCGCAGTGGCAGCAGGCGTTCTCGAACAACCCACCGAAACCGGGTGAGCCGCGTCTCCGGTGGCCAGGTAATCCGGCGGACCAGTCGGTGAAGTCGATGAACGACGGTCTCCGCCAGTTCGCGCCGGGTGCGCAAATGACGATCCGCAACCCGGCGGCACACGGCACGGCCGAGATGTCCGAACAAGAAGCGGCGGAACGGTTGGCGGTACTCAGCCTGTTGGCACGGTGGGTCGACCAATGCGACCTCATCGAAGCGCCCGACCCGTCCGCGGGCAGCGGCCTGCCATGA